The Xanthomonas sp. CFBP 8443 genome has a window encoding:
- a CDS encoding Do family serine endopeptidase, producing the protein MRPLPTLLTLTAAAAFGGFAATAINAHLDNRAEAAPAPAAPVAQTLAGSAALPASVAGQPLPSLAPMLQQTMPAVVSINTKQVVRVRNPYFNDPFFRRLFPDIPQERINESLGSGVIIDAKNGYVLTNHHVVENADDVQVTLADGRSFKAEFMGSDADTDVALIRIKADKLTEIRLGDSSKLRVGDFVVAIGNPFGFTQTVTSGIVSAMGRNGIRGLGYQNFIQTDASINPGNSGGALVDLHGELVGINTASFNPQGSMAGNIGLGLAIPSNLARAVVDQLLKNNGVMIRGTFGIETQNLTAQMAQGLGLDAARGALVTRVLAGSTAASAGLQPGDVVVGANGERLDSAEALHNYEGLQPVGSTVTLDVRRDGKPLQIKATLKEQPRAVSGESLDPRLTGATFTDLPESLRQSGINGVLVGSVARGSRAARNGLAGGDVVVAASTGEFADLASYRANFARKPAQLVLRVIRGGAQADLLMQ; encoded by the coding sequence ATGCGCCCGCTGCCCACGCTGCTGACCCTGACCGCCGCCGCCGCTTTCGGCGGTTTCGCCGCCACCGCGATCAACGCGCACCTGGACAACCGCGCCGAGGCGGCGCCGGCCCCCGCCGCGCCGGTGGCGCAGACCCTGGCCGGCAGCGCGGCGTTGCCGGCCTCGGTGGCCGGGCAGCCGTTGCCGTCGCTGGCGCCGATGCTGCAGCAGACCATGCCGGCGGTGGTCAGCATCAACACCAAGCAGGTGGTGCGGGTGCGCAATCCGTACTTCAACGACCCGTTCTTCCGCCGCCTGTTCCCGGACATCCCGCAGGAGCGCATCAACGAGTCGCTGGGCTCGGGCGTGATCATCGATGCCAAGAACGGCTACGTGCTGACCAACCACCACGTGGTGGAGAACGCCGACGACGTGCAGGTGACCCTGGCCGACGGGCGCAGCTTCAAGGCCGAGTTCATGGGCTCGGACGCGGACACCGACGTGGCGCTGATCCGGATCAAGGCCGACAAGCTTACCGAGATCCGCCTGGGCGACAGCAGCAAGCTGCGGGTGGGCGACTTCGTGGTGGCGATCGGCAACCCGTTCGGCTTCACCCAGACGGTGACCTCGGGCATCGTCTCGGCGATGGGCCGCAACGGCATCCGCGGCCTGGGCTACCAGAACTTCATCCAGACCGACGCCTCGATCAACCCGGGCAACTCCGGCGGCGCGCTGGTCGACCTGCACGGCGAGCTGGTCGGCATCAACACCGCCAGCTTCAACCCGCAGGGCAGCATGGCCGGCAACATCGGCCTGGGCCTGGCGATCCCGTCGAACCTGGCGCGGGCGGTGGTCGATCAGCTGCTGAAGAACAACGGGGTGATGATCCGCGGCACCTTCGGCATCGAGACCCAGAACCTGACCGCGCAGATGGCGCAGGGGCTGGGCCTGGACGCGGCGCGCGGGGCGCTGGTGACGCGGGTGCTGGCCGGTTCGACCGCCGCCAGCGCGGGCCTGCAGCCCGGCGACGTGGTGGTCGGCGCCAACGGCGAGCGGCTGGACAGCGCCGAGGCGCTGCACAACTACGAAGGCCTGCAGCCGGTGGGCAGCACGGTGACGCTGGACGTGCGCCGCGACGGTAAGCCGCTGCAGATCAAGGCCACGCTGAAGGAACAGCCGCGCGCGGTGAGCGGCGAATCGCTGGACCCGCGCCTGACCGGCGCCACCTTCACCGACCTGCCCGAGTCGCTGCGCCAGTCCGGCATCAACGGCGTGCTGGTCGGCAGCGTGGCGCGCGGCAGCCGCGCGGCGCGCAACGGCCTGGCCGGCGGCGACGTCGTGGTGGCCGCGTCCACCGGCGAGTTCGCCGACCTGGCCAGCTACCGCGCCAACTTCGCGCGCAAGCCGGCGCAACTGGTGCTGCGGGTGATCCGCGGCGGCGCGCAGGCCGACCTGTTGATGCAGTGA
- a CDS encoding adenosylcobalamin-dependent ribonucleoside-diphosphate reductase, with the protein MSTVRLEVVQTESKQNPIPMQPASQDIWDKKYRLKTKQGEPLDADIDGTYQRVARALADAEATEEKRAYWFERFAWALRRGAIPAGRITSNAGALEHKPATSTINCTVSGTITDSMDGILEKVHEAGLTLKAGCGIGYEFSTLRPRGAFVAGAGAYTSGPMSFMDIFDKMCFTVSSAGGRRGAQMGTFDVSHPDVKDFIRAKREDGRLRQFNLSLLITDGFMQAVENDADWPLVFPVNRKEEGDIDLADANAVVWRDWPTHSNYIVRDDGLVACKVYGQIRARHLWDMIMVSTYDYAEPGFILIDRVNEMNNNWWCENIRATNPCGEQPLPPYGACLLGSINLTNFVRDPFTAQARFDWEEYKEVVRVFTRMLDNVVEVNGLPLQQQRDEILRKRRHGMGFLGLGSTMTMLQMKYGSPASCEFTEAISREMAVAGWETALTLAKEKGPAPIMQETFEVTAAMLRQRPEMAKDGWRVGQQIEGRLLHAKYSRYMQRIAEVAPELVDELAEVGARFTHHSSIAPTGTISLSLANNASNGIEPSFAHHYSRNVIREGKKSKEKVDVFSFELLAYRHLVNPKAMPFAEAADAQLPDYFISADDIHPKEHVDVQAAAQKWVDSSISKTANVPTDYPYEQFKDIYRYAHQQGLKGCTTFRFNPAAFQGVLVKEADLENTTYRFELEDGSVVEAKGNEQIEYDGEMHTAANLFDALKEGYYGKF; encoded by the coding sequence ATGAGCACGGTGCGCCTGGAAGTCGTCCAGACCGAGTCCAAGCAGAACCCCATCCCGATGCAGCCCGCGTCGCAGGATATCTGGGACAAGAAGTATCGCCTGAAGACCAAGCAGGGCGAGCCGCTGGATGCCGACATCGACGGCACCTACCAGCGCGTGGCGCGCGCGCTGGCCGATGCCGAGGCCACCGAGGAAAAGCGCGCCTACTGGTTCGAACGCTTCGCCTGGGCGCTGCGCCGCGGCGCGATCCCGGCCGGGCGCATCACCTCCAACGCCGGCGCGCTGGAACACAAGCCGGCCACCAGCACCATCAACTGCACCGTGTCGGGCACCATCACCGACTCGATGGACGGCATCCTGGAGAAGGTCCACGAAGCCGGCCTGACCCTCAAGGCCGGCTGCGGCATCGGCTACGAATTCAGCACGCTGCGCCCGCGCGGCGCGTTCGTGGCCGGCGCCGGCGCCTACACCTCCGGGCCGATGTCGTTCATGGATATCTTCGACAAGATGTGCTTCACCGTGTCCTCGGCCGGCGGCCGCCGCGGCGCGCAGATGGGCACCTTCGACGTGTCGCACCCGGACGTGAAGGACTTCATCCGCGCCAAGCGCGAGGACGGGCGCCTGCGCCAGTTCAACCTGTCGCTGCTGATCACCGATGGCTTCATGCAGGCGGTGGAGAACGACGCCGACTGGCCGCTGGTGTTCCCGGTCAACCGCAAGGAAGAGGGCGACATCGACCTGGCCGACGCCAACGCCGTGGTCTGGCGCGACTGGCCCACCCACAGCAACTACATCGTCCGCGACGACGGCCTGGTCGCGTGCAAGGTGTACGGGCAGATCCGCGCCCGCCACCTGTGGGACATGATCATGGTCTCCACCTACGACTACGCCGAGCCGGGCTTCATCCTGATCGACCGCGTCAACGAGATGAACAACAACTGGTGGTGCGAGAACATCCGCGCCACCAACCCCTGCGGCGAGCAGCCGCTGCCGCCGTACGGCGCCTGCCTGCTGGGCTCGATCAACCTCACCAACTTCGTGCGCGACCCGTTCACCGCGCAGGCGCGCTTCGACTGGGAGGAATACAAGGAAGTGGTGCGCGTGTTCACCCGCATGCTCGACAACGTGGTCGAGGTCAACGGCCTGCCGCTGCAGCAGCAGCGCGACGAGATCCTGCGCAAGCGCCGCCACGGCATGGGCTTCCTCGGCCTGGGCTCGACCATGACCATGCTGCAGATGAAGTACGGCAGCCCGGCCTCGTGCGAGTTCACCGAAGCCATCTCCCGCGAGATGGCCGTGGCCGGCTGGGAAACCGCGCTGACCCTGGCCAAGGAAAAGGGCCCGGCCCCGATCATGCAGGAGACCTTCGAGGTCACCGCCGCGATGCTGCGCCAGCGCCCGGAAATGGCCAAGGACGGCTGGCGCGTGGGCCAGCAGATCGAAGGCAGGCTGCTGCACGCCAAGTACAGCCGCTACATGCAGCGCATCGCCGAAGTGGCGCCGGAACTGGTGGACGAGCTGGCCGAAGTGGGCGCGCGCTTCACCCACCACAGCTCCATCGCCCCCACCGGCACCATCTCGCTGAGCCTGGCCAACAATGCCTCCAACGGCATCGAGCCCAGCTTCGCCCACCACTACAGCCGCAACGTGATCCGCGAAGGCAAGAAGTCCAAGGAGAAGGTGGACGTGTTCTCCTTCGAACTGCTGGCCTACCGCCACCTGGTCAACCCCAAGGCGATGCCGTTCGCCGAGGCCGCCGACGCGCAGCTGCCGGACTACTTCATCTCCGCCGACGACATCCACCCCAAGGAACACGTGGACGTGCAGGCCGCGGCGCAGAAGTGGGTGGACAGCTCCATCTCCAAGACCGCCAACGTCCCCACCGACTACCCCTACGAGCAGTTCAAGGACATCTACCGCTACGCGCACCAGCAGGGGTTGAAGGGCTGCACCACGTTCCGTTTCAACCCGGCCGCCTTCCAGGGCGTGCTGGTCAAGGAAGCGGACCTGGAGAACACCACCTACCGCTTCGAACTGGAAGACGGCAGCGTGGTCGAGGCGAAGGGCAACGAGCAGATCGAGTACGACGGCGAAATGCACACCGCCGCCAACCTGTTCGACGCGCTCAAAGAAGGGTATTACGGCAAGTTCTGA
- a CDS encoding NrdJb: MAVKIDKKIKGYAVVTAEDKARDAAPPVPAASIDRATAEAEVPVDNIIHMHERIERPDVLIGSTYKIKSPLVEHAMYVTLNDIVLNAGTEHELRRPFEIFVNSKSMEHFQWIVALTRIMSAVFRKGGDVTFLVDEMKAVFDPKGGYFKAGGVYMPSLVAELGSIVEEHMKSIGLLHDPEMSDHQRALINEKRKQYEERSKKNSEVKPAAPAPAGEGARRADEGTVVANSTADHEEDIAVTGDGASFPPSATMCHKCNTKALVIMDGCATCLNCGYSKCG; this comes from the coding sequence ATGGCCGTCAAGATCGACAAGAAAATCAAGGGCTACGCCGTCGTCACCGCCGAAGACAAAGCGCGCGACGCCGCACCGCCCGTGCCCGCCGCGTCGATCGACCGCGCCACCGCCGAGGCCGAAGTGCCGGTGGACAACATCATCCACATGCACGAGCGCATCGAGCGCCCGGATGTGCTGATCGGCAGCACCTACAAGATCAAATCGCCGTTGGTGGAACACGCCATGTACGTGACCCTCAACGACATCGTGCTCAACGCCGGCACCGAGCACGAACTGCGCCGCCCGTTCGAGATCTTCGTCAACTCCAAGTCCATGGAACACTTCCAGTGGATCGTGGCGCTGACCCGCATCATGTCCGCCGTGTTCCGCAAGGGCGGCGACGTCACCTTCCTGGTCGACGAGATGAAGGCCGTGTTCGACCCCAAGGGCGGCTACTTCAAGGCCGGCGGCGTGTACATGCCCTCGCTGGTGGCCGAACTGGGCAGCATCGTCGAAGAGCACATGAAGTCCATCGGCCTGCTGCACGACCCGGAGATGAGCGACCACCAGCGCGCGCTGATCAACGAAAAGCGCAAGCAGTACGAAGAGCGCTCAAAAAAAAACAGTGAAGTGAAGCCGGCCGCGCCTGCTCCTGCGGGAGAAGGTGCCCGAAGGGCGGATGAGGGGACGGTCGTCGCCAACTCCACCGCCGACCACGAAGAGGACATCGCCGTCACCGGCGACGGCGCGAGTTTCCCGCCGTCGGCCACGATGTGCCACAAGTGCAACACCAAGGCCCTGGTGATCATGGACGGGTGTGCTACTTGTTTGAATTGTGGGTATTCGAAGTGCGGGTGA
- a CDS encoding type I toxin-antitoxin system SymE family toxin: protein MSRKAAAPQSTSVSRRCTRKSANPFEAAATSQMLGLSLGNLSRTTLFNPVPTEDELPPRRSHSPRCPRQCTVGYVCQDVLIDGRRQSRRTPTLRLSGQWLAELGFAPGSKPHIAIVDGALVITPTV, encoded by the coding sequence ATGTCCCGCAAAGCAGCCGCACCTCAAAGCACTTCTGTTTCCCGTCGCTGCACCCGCAAGTCAGCAAACCCGTTCGAAGCGGCTGCCACCTCACAGATGCTAGGGTTATCCCTCGGCAACCTGTCGCGCACAACGCTGTTCAATCCGGTTCCAACGGAAGACGAACTGCCACCCAGGCGTTCGCACAGCCCGCGCTGCCCTAGGCAATGCACGGTGGGCTATGTCTGCCAGGACGTGTTGATAGACGGCCGTCGGCAGAGCCGGCGCACTCCCACCCTGCGCCTGAGCGGCCAGTGGCTGGCGGAACTAGGATTTGCGCCAGGCAGCAAGCCCCACATCGCCATCGTCGATGGCGCGCTGGTGATCACGCCCACGGTATAA
- a CDS encoding S41 family peptidase produces MNVRVLLVLLAAIACMSPPVCVDAAAAAPEPAPSAEVAADVVRADFAVLYRTLREAHFDLYAHRPKADYDRAYRTMAASIRGPMAPVAVATLFQKFVAYGRIGHARIDAPIVAFVAHVQNGGTLLPLFARVDGDKVLLTEAAEASGTLRAGVEITAIDGQPVHAVLERLSAYVSAERPYMAFAQMEESLPALLWLDRGAVASVTVTATVAGQSVTVPVPAVTLEQRKALDAMYPNPGLATDFSTRDYRTLEGGVAYLRPGPFFNGEPGADAASPTYQATAFLAFIDDSFRKLLAGGADDLIIDLRDNPGGDNSFSDPMVAWFATRPFRFASSFMLKASATTKADYARLRATHAPIDPDFARQMEAETHQPNGTRYRYDLPLVQPRPAPRYQGRVWILVNRHSYSNAASVAALVQDYGFGKVIGEETADVASNYASVQRFTLPGTKLPVTYPKSHFVRPNGKDDVSGVRPDFQIDRPPVTSADDVVLRQALAVIRQR; encoded by the coding sequence ATGAACGTCAGAGTCCTGCTTGTTCTGTTAGCGGCCATCGCCTGCATGTCGCCGCCCGTCTGCGTCGATGCGGCGGCGGCGGCTCCGGAACCAGCGCCCTCGGCGGAGGTCGCAGCGGACGTCGTGCGCGCGGATTTTGCGGTCCTGTACCGGACCTTGCGCGAGGCGCATTTCGATCTCTACGCACACCGCCCCAAGGCGGACTACGACAGGGCCTACCGCACGATGGCGGCATCGATCCGCGGCCCCATGGCGCCGGTCGCGGTAGCCACGCTGTTCCAGAAGTTCGTGGCATACGGGCGGATCGGGCACGCCCGGATCGATGCACCCATCGTTGCCTTCGTGGCGCATGTGCAGAACGGCGGCACCTTGCTGCCGCTGTTCGCGCGTGTCGATGGCGACAAGGTCCTGTTGACCGAAGCGGCGGAGGCCAGCGGCACACTACGCGCGGGCGTAGAGATCACCGCCATCGACGGCCAGCCGGTCCATGCCGTCCTGGAGCGGCTGTCGGCCTATGTGTCTGCAGAGCGTCCCTACATGGCCTTCGCACAAATGGAAGAAAGCCTTCCGGCGCTGTTGTGGCTCGACCGCGGCGCGGTCGCCTCGGTCACGGTCACGGCGACGGTTGCCGGCCAATCCGTGACCGTTCCCGTGCCGGCAGTGACCCTGGAGCAACGCAAGGCGTTGGACGCCATGTATCCGAACCCCGGCCTTGCGACCGATTTCTCCACCCGCGACTACAGGACATTGGAAGGTGGCGTCGCCTACCTGCGTCCCGGCCCGTTCTTCAACGGCGAACCGGGCGCCGACGCCGCGTCCCCCACCTATCAGGCGACGGCGTTCCTGGCATTCATCGACGACAGTTTCCGCAAGCTCCTGGCTGGCGGTGCCGACGACCTCATCATCGACCTGCGCGACAATCCCGGCGGGGACAATAGCTTCAGCGACCCGATGGTCGCCTGGTTCGCCACCCGTCCCTTCCGCTTTGCGTCCTCCTTCATGCTCAAGGCGAGTGCGACGACCAAGGCGGACTACGCGCGCCTGCGGGCCACCCATGCGCCAATCGATCCCGATTTCGCACGGCAGATGGAAGCCGAGACGCACCAGCCCAACGGCACCCGCTACCGCTACGACCTTCCCCTCGTCCAACCGCGTCCCGCCCCGCGTTACCAAGGGCGTGTGTGGATCCTAGTGAACCGTCACAGCTATTCGAACGCAGCCTCCGTCGCCGCGCTCGTGCAGGATTATGGTTTCGGCAAGGTCATCGGCGAGGAGACCGCCGACGTGGCCTCGAATTACGCGTCGGTCCAGCGCTTCACGCTGCCTGGGACGAAGCTCCCGGTCACGTACCCCAAGAGTCACTTCGTGCGTCCCAATGGCAAGGACGACGTCTCGGGCGTGCGACCCGATTTTCAGATCGACCGGCCGCCGGTCACCAGTGCCGACGATGTGGTCTTGCGCCAAGCGCTTGCCGTCATTCGGCAGCGCTAG
- a CDS encoding alpha/beta hydrolase, whose amino-acid sequence MLGLITAALLGAALSASTPAPPLDAMPHTRLDADLRCLLGVYALPAGQSVTITGDGGKQRELHYTLSNGRFGSLRLDASGGYGADALYIRFAPCRAGTLQLTQGEATATGTRLRLVEQETTFRSDGIALHGKLVLPVGGRATAAAVWIEGSNNDPSTDDNVWQYELARRGVAVFVYDKRGTGASTGAPSSDFHARARDTAAAVEEVRRLAPRVRRVGVIGGSQGGWVAPLTATLVPLDFVVPAFAMAEGPIAQDRALVEQQVRRAGFDDDAVAQARELTDITARIVRSNMREGFRELEAFKARHADAPWRNAIQPRSYTGLFLTLSSADIQANGPALAQGLTFGYEPLPVIETIAPRQLWLLGGRDRQAPNAVTQALLRQLQQRRRDLAVVVFPNADHGLIETIATPDGKAKTYAARLFDVTADWIDKRKLPAAEKFIVMPVADGATQANFPPGNL is encoded by the coding sequence GATGCGATGCCGCACACCCGCCTGGACGCGGACCTGCGCTGCCTGCTGGGCGTGTACGCCCTGCCGGCGGGGCAGTCGGTGACCATCACCGGCGACGGCGGGAAACAGCGCGAACTCCACTACACCCTGTCGAACGGCCGCTTCGGCTCCTTGCGGCTTGACGCCAGCGGCGGCTACGGCGCCGACGCTCTGTACATCCGTTTCGCCCCCTGCCGCGCCGGCACGCTGCAACTGACCCAAGGCGAGGCGACCGCGACCGGCACCCGCCTGCGCCTGGTCGAGCAGGAGACCACCTTCCGCAGCGACGGCATCGCGCTGCACGGCAAGCTCGTGCTGCCGGTCGGCGGTCGCGCCACGGCGGCGGCCGTGTGGATCGAGGGGTCGAACAACGATCCCAGCACCGACGACAACGTGTGGCAATACGAACTGGCGCGCCGCGGCGTGGCGGTCTTCGTCTACGACAAGCGCGGGACCGGCGCCTCCACCGGCGCCCCGTCCTCGGATTTCCATGCGCGCGCACGCGACACCGCGGCCGCGGTCGAGGAAGTCCGCCGGCTCGCGCCGCGCGTGCGGCGGGTCGGGGTGATCGGCGGCAGCCAGGGCGGCTGGGTGGCGCCGCTGACCGCCACCCTGGTCCCGCTGGACTTCGTGGTGCCCGCGTTCGCGATGGCGGAAGGGCCCATCGCGCAGGACCGCGCACTGGTGGAACAGCAAGTGCGTCGCGCGGGATTCGACGACGACGCGGTGGCCCAGGCCAGGGAACTGACCGACATCACCGCACGCATCGTGCGCTCGAACATGCGCGAGGGGTTCAGGGAACTGGAGGCGTTCAAGGCCAGGCACGCCGACGCGCCGTGGCGCAACGCCATCCAGCCGCGCTCCTACACCGGCCTGTTCCTGACGCTCTCCAGCGCCGACATCCAGGCCAACGGCCCCGCGCTCGCGCAAGGCCTCACCTTCGGCTACGAACCGCTGCCCGTGATCGAGACGATCGCCCCGCGCCAGCTCTGGCTGCTCGGCGGCCGCGACCGCCAGGCGCCGAACGCCGTCACCCAGGCACTGCTCCGGCAACTGCAGCAACGCCGGCGCGATCTCGCCGTGGTCGTGTTCCCGAACGCCGACCACGGCCTGATCGAAACCATCGCCACGCCCGACGGCAAGGCGAAGACCTACGCCGCGCGCCTGTTCGACGTAACCGCGGACTGGATCGACAAGCGCAAGCTTCCGGCGGCAGAGAAGTTCATCGTGATGCCGGTCGCCGACGGCGCTACCCAGGCCAATTTCCCGCCGGGAAACCTCTAA